A DNA window from bacterium contains the following coding sequences:
- a CDS encoding TonB-dependent receptor, producing MRSAKLFAILLVAFLANLALSAPTGKISGRVMCKDTKEAAIGASVMVVELKTGAQTDIDGYYTILNIPPGSYTLRFSYVGYANVTVRGVIVTSGVTFKQDVSLDQEGVQMKEIEVTAERPKVELSKTEGGSTIRREDLTQSTQTSLAGILGTKAGVKIDREGALHVRGGRKGEVAFLVDGVDIRDPIVATNTNINLDAVAVSEVNLLTDGFSPEYGQALSGVVNVSFREGDQDNYTAKMEYVTDQPFGDASFDTDKFMFFTSGPVPGTKKLFSNPLTFLFQTNASYTNTYLPYDITRSSNDYMGIGLNLPERQNNSYDVTMKLAYQFPSKEGSMGAKKISVTYTGYYQKWDLYPNGEGNVSGDYGYRYKYNVDNRPWAESKRNSATLQFTNNLSAKTNYNISFTYQNSHTVVQPRNKTPGQFTLRTDVEDNPFSGQDLDGNGFPDGFVDANNNGVYDGGGEGYYDANGNGAWDRGEDWVDLNRNGVYDGAEPWIDRTDPITGANNVGIYDSWDTYTDLNGNGRWDGAEPQLPEQDWNRNGFWDGERYQDANNNGRFDAWESYTDTNGNGIYDVGEPFIDLNGNGRHDDGEGYDDLNTDGNMNQRDLVSTNQDVSEPFIDGDFFYDTGEPFIDSPDPVTGEYNGFWDVGEYFVDLPTTNTLIGIVVGGVATPNGVYDGPNNFSDEYELFCRPATSNELRRDPTRPVIYNYDWNRNGADWPRDNNGRLDPYQFVAGRSTWVNQTLHDVVSPRFNPPNFQWDAGQEAFSDYNNNGVQNGRDLFLNPGLWDENAVWQDRRSIEYSFKFGWQSQVNKYHELKAGFDAKYRDFQMQSIVGPDIAYTGEVALPDGSPWPDRGDQRDFYHYKPIEGSFYFNDKMEFEGLIVNAGLRNDFMITDKTLRDETEEAVANGVPGAITAQSGKSIFSPRLGISHPITKTSKLFFNYGHFYQRPDFTNFFRSTTANVASGAVIGNPNLDYTKTVQYALGVHTEHPTHTTFRVQGCYKHYFNLIATQTETDG from the coding sequence ATGAGAAGTGCTAAGCTATTCGCAATATTGCTGGTGGCATTTTTGGCAAATCTTGCTTTGAGCGCTCCGACTGGTAAAATATCCGGTCGCGTCATGTGCAAAGACACCAAGGAAGCGGCAATTGGCGCATCGGTGATGGTCGTCGAGTTAAAGACCGGCGCTCAGACCGATATCGATGGATATTACACAATCCTAAACATACCGCCGGGAAGCTATACGTTACGGTTCTCCTATGTCGGTTATGCGAATGTCACCGTTCGCGGTGTGATTGTAACATCGGGAGTCACTTTCAAACAGGATGTTTCTTTGGATCAAGAGGGTGTCCAAATGAAAGAAATCGAAGTGACTGCCGAGCGGCCAAAGGTTGAACTCAGCAAAACTGAAGGTGGTTCCACCATTCGCCGGGAGGATTTAACTCAATCCACCCAGACAAGTTTAGCGGGAATCCTTGGCACCAAAGCGGGTGTGAAAATCGACCGGGAAGGCGCTCTTCACGTTCGCGGCGGACGCAAAGGCGAAGTCGCGTTTTTGGTTGATGGCGTCGATATCCGAGACCCCATCGTAGCCACTAACACCAACATCAATTTGGATGCGGTTGCCGTTAGCGAAGTTAACTTGTTGACCGACGGGTTCTCCCCGGAGTATGGTCAAGCGCTATCGGGTGTTGTCAACGTTAGTTTCCGGGAAGGCGATCAAGACAATTATACCGCCAAGATGGAATACGTAACTGACCAACCATTTGGCGACGCTTCCTTCGATACCGACAAGTTCATGTTCTTTACCAGCGGACCGGTTCCGGGAACAAAGAAGCTGTTTTCGAATCCTTTAACTTTCCTGTTCCAAACGAATGCTTCCTATACGAATACTTACCTGCCGTATGACATCACTCGCAGCTCCAATGACTACATGGGAATTGGTCTCAATCTGCCGGAACGGCAAAACAACTCCTACGATGTAACAATGAAGCTTGCGTACCAGTTCCCAAGCAAAGAAGGGAGCATGGGGGCTAAGAAGATTTCAGTAACCTATACCGGTTACTATCAGAAATGGGATTTGTATCCAAACGGTGAGGGAAATGTAAGCGGCGATTACGGTTACCGTTACAAGTACAATGTCGATAACCGACCGTGGGCGGAAAGTAAACGCAACTCAGCGACATTGCAATTCACGAACAACTTGTCCGCTAAAACCAACTACAACATAAGTTTCACATATCAGAACAGTCATACCGTTGTACAGCCGCGGAATAAAACCCCGGGACAGTTTACCCTGCGTACCGATGTCGAAGACAATCCGTTTAGTGGACAAGACTTAGATGGAAATGGATTTCCCGATGGTTTTGTCGATGCAAATAATAACGGTGTTTATGATGGCGGTGGTGAAGGTTATTACGATGCGAACGGAAATGGCGCATGGGATCGAGGGGAAGATTGGGTTGACTTGAATCGGAACGGCGTTTATGACGGCGCTGAACCTTGGATTGACCGTACCGACCCGATTACCGGTGCAAACAACGTTGGGATATACGATTCGTGGGATACCTACACCGATCTAAACGGAAATGGTCGTTGGGATGGTGCTGAACCACAACTTCCAGAACAGGATTGGAACCGAAATGGATTTTGGGACGGTGAACGGTATCAAGATGCGAATAATAATGGAAGATTCGATGCTTGGGAAAGCTATACTGACACCAATGGAAACGGCATATATGATGTTGGTGAACCATTTATCGACTTGAATGGCAACGGAAGACACGACGACGGTGAAGGTTATGATGATCTAAACACCGATGGGAATATGAACCAGCGCGATCTCGTTTCGACGAATCAAGATGTCTCCGAACCATTCATCGATGGCGACTTCTTCTATGATACTGGCGAGCCGTTTATCGATTCTCCAGACCCTGTCACGGGTGAATATAATGGTTTCTGGGATGTTGGCGAGTACTTTGTCGACCTTCCAACGACCAATACACTAATCGGAATCGTGGTCGGTGGAGTTGCGACGCCGAATGGCGTATATGATGGTCCTAACAATTTCTCCGATGAATACGAGTTGTTCTGTCGTCCCGCAACCTCCAATGAGTTGCGACGAGACCCTACTCGTCCGGTGATCTATAATTACGATTGGAACCGGAATGGCGCTGATTGGCCGCGCGATAACAATGGCCGGTTAGACCCCTATCAATTCGTTGCAGGAAGATCTACTTGGGTGAATCAGACTTTGCATGATGTTGTGAGTCCGCGTTTTAACCCACCGAACTTCCAATGGGATGCCGGACAGGAAGCATTTAGCGATTACAACAATAACGGTGTGCAAAATGGACGCGACCTCTTTTTGAATCCCGGACTTTGGGATGAAAATGCTGTTTGGCAGGATCGCCGCTCGATTGAGTATTCGTTTAAATTTGGCTGGCAATCGCAAGTCAATAAGTATCATGAATTGAAAGCTGGCTTTGACGCGAAGTATCGCGACTTTCAGATGCAATCGATTGTCGGTCCCGATATCGCGTATACTGGAGAAGTTGCTTTGCCCGATGGTAGTCCTTGGCCGGATCGAGGTGACCAACGTGACTTCTATCATTATAAGCCAATCGAAGGTTCGTTCTACTTCAACGATAAAATGGAGTTTGAGGGACTAATCGTAAACGCTGGGCTTCGCAACGATTTCATGATAACCGATAAAACTTTGCGCGATGAAACGGAAGAAGCAGTAGCAAACGGTGTACCGGGTGCCATCACGGCACAATCCGGAAAGTCGATCTTTAGTCCGCGACTCGGTATCTCTCACCCGATTACGAAGACCTCCAAGCTCTTTTTCAACTACGGGCACTTCTACCAGCGACCGGACTTCACGAATTTCTTCCGCTCGACTACCGCCAATGTGGCGTCAGGTGCGGTCATTGGAAATCCGAACTTGGACTACACCAAGACTGTTCAATATGCGTTGGGAGTTCATACCGAACATCCCACCCATACTACCTTCAGGGTGCAGGGTTGCTATAAGCATTATTTCAATCTCATTGCTACTCAGACTGAAACCGATGGTC
- a CDS encoding Bor family protein, with protein sequence MKHLVYILVAVLVASFLIGCAAHEYTMGKGPEKGLTKSKQQWYILWGLVPLNNVNVTDMIGDAQNYEVRTAQEPLDVIINIATSYVSVTSRTVTVKK encoded by the coding sequence GTGAAACATCTCGTTTACATTCTGGTAGCAGTTTTAGTCGCATCCTTTTTGATTGGTTGCGCCGCACACGAATACACTATGGGTAAAGGTCCTGAAAAAGGACTCACAAAGAGCAAACAACAGTGGTACATCCTTTGGGGTCTCGTGCCACTAAACAACGTGAATGTCACAGATATGATTGGAGACGCCCAGAATTATGAAGTACGTACGGCACAAGAACCGCTTGACGTGATTATTAACATTGCAACCAGTTATGTTTCAGTGACCAGTCGCACTGTAACCGTGAAGAAATAG
- a CDS encoding tetratricopeptide repeat protein: MTDTEPSAPIPTTLEEILLPLTEAAKKYRSSGELAQARGILQQAIQHCQRFGDTVREGSALQMLAAVELDNSNFETAFQLHQKAIELHTAANRRDLVIPSISGIGYIYQVQGQYELALANAVEALSMSRECGNRRFEALMLGNLAVLHIELKQLSEAKLCLEQALEYHRADGHREQEAQCLIDYSKILTFQDALQEAIDTADQAIEIAKEMNLQNKKALALSSKGLALLEANRWAESAQCTGEALAIFREIGNRRFVTITLSNYGLALQNDNRPEAAEAAYREVIELCRASDDHHSAGYAMLNLGVLLISTNRFVEAERLIIEAVEIYRGAHNDAILSVALFDLAVCYITRSDWAQANDCISQAIALDNEWVTIKQNPLLYAVAAACCAALGDWKESDAIITKLKTEESNDDAGIYFAIKLAEGFRSLIKGNQTLVDEIIARVSEKMIHDNICLYSEIGVLRKLLERSKNAYR; encoded by the coding sequence ATGACCGATACCGAACCTTCCGCCCCGATTCCAACGACCTTGGAAGAAATCCTTTTGCCTCTAACTGAGGCAGCGAAAAAGTATCGCAGCTCCGGCGAACTGGCGCAAGCACGAGGTATTTTGCAGCAGGCAATCCAACATTGTCAAAGGTTCGGCGATACCGTTCGGGAAGGTTCGGCCCTTCAAATGTTAGCGGCGGTTGAATTGGACAACAGTAATTTTGAAACCGCATTTCAATTACATCAGAAAGCCATCGAGCTTCACACCGCAGCCAACCGGAGAGACCTTGTAATCCCATCGATTAGCGGTATCGGATACATTTATCAGGTACAAGGTCAGTACGAATTGGCGCTTGCCAATGCCGTCGAAGCGTTATCGATGTCGCGCGAGTGCGGGAATCGAAGGTTTGAAGCATTGATGCTGGGAAATCTTGCGGTGCTGCATATTGAGCTAAAACAATTGTCGGAAGCGAAGCTTTGCTTGGAACAAGCGTTGGAGTACCACCGGGCTGACGGTCATCGCGAACAAGAAGCGCAGTGCTTAATCGACTATTCCAAAATTCTAACCTTTCAAGATGCGTTGCAGGAAGCTATCGATACCGCCGACCAGGCAATCGAAATTGCTAAGGAAATGAATCTGCAGAACAAGAAAGCGCTCGCCCTCTCCTCGAAAGGCCTTGCCCTGTTAGAGGCAAATCGCTGGGCAGAGAGTGCCCAATGTACCGGTGAGGCATTAGCGATTTTTCGAGAAATCGGTAACCGGAGATTTGTCACGATTACTTTATCGAATTACGGGTTAGCATTGCAGAACGATAACCGACCGGAAGCAGCGGAAGCAGCTTATCGGGAAGTAATTGAACTATGCCGAGCGAGCGACGACCATCACTCCGCCGGATATGCCATGTTGAATCTTGGCGTGTTGTTAATTTCAACAAATCGATTTGTGGAAGCTGAGCGTCTGATAATCGAAGCGGTAGAGATTTATCGTGGGGCACACAACGATGCGATATTAAGTGTTGCCCTTTTTGATTTAGCAGTTTGTTACATTACCCGTTCCGATTGGGCGCAAGCGAACGACTGTATCTCACAGGCAATCGCATTGGACAACGAGTGGGTTACTATAAAACAAAATCCATTGCTATACGCTGTAGCTGCAGCATGTTGTGCGGCACTTGGTGATTGGAAGGAATCGGATGCCATCATCACGAAACTAAAAACGGAGGAAAGCAACGATGATGCAGGAATCTACTTTGCTATCAAACTTGCTGAAGGGTTCCGATCACTCATAAAAGGAAATCAAACCTTAGTTGATGAGATTATTGCAAGAGTTTCGGAAAAGATGATTCATGATAATATCTGTTTGTATAGTGAAATTGGTGTTTTGCGTAAGCTTTTAGAGCGGAGCAAAAACGCCTATCGGTAG
- the icd gene encoding isocitrate dehydrogenase (NADP(+)) — MATYDKITPPKDGQSIKVVDGSLVIPDNPIIPFIAGDGTGRDIWKASVRVFDAAVEKAYGGKKKISWMKIYCGEESVDFYGKDVWLPDDTLKAIEQYFVAIKGPLTTPVGGGIRSLNVSLRQKLNLYACVRPVRWFKGVPSPVKRPDLMNIVIFRENTEDVYSGIEWQKGTPEQQKVWEFLTREMGKKIRPDSGIGIKPISETGSKQLIRKALKYAILHKLPSVTLMHKGNIMKFTEGAFRDWGYELARQEFAGQVISEDEVWEKHDGKTPAGMVMLKDRIADSIFQQLLLRPDEYDVIATPNLNGDYLSDAAAAQVGGLGLAPGANIGDFHGLFEATHGTAPKYADKDMINPGAVILAGVMMFEHLGWDEVAKSIITGLERSIDQKIVTYDLHRLMEGATKVGTAAFGDSIIKNLG; from the coding sequence ATGGCAACCTACGATAAAATCACCCCACCGAAGGACGGGCAATCGATCAAAGTGGTCGATGGCAGTTTGGTCATACCCGATAATCCCATTATCCCCTTTATCGCTGGTGACGGTACCGGAAGGGACATCTGGAAAGCTTCCGTTCGCGTATTCGACGCCGCCGTTGAAAAAGCGTATGGTGGTAAAAAGAAAATCTCATGGATGAAAATCTATTGCGGCGAAGAATCGGTTGACTTCTACGGCAAAGATGTATGGTTGCCGGATGACACATTGAAAGCAATCGAACAATATTTCGTGGCAATCAAAGGACCGTTGACTACTCCGGTTGGTGGTGGAATTCGCTCCTTGAACGTTTCGTTGCGGCAAAAGCTCAATCTGTATGCCTGTGTACGTCCGGTTCGTTGGTTCAAAGGCGTGCCATCGCCGGTGAAGCGTCCCGATTTAATGAACATCGTGATCTTCCGGGAAAATACCGAAGACGTGTACTCCGGTATCGAATGGCAGAAAGGCACCCCGGAACAGCAGAAAGTTTGGGAATTTCTCACCCGCGAAATGGGTAAGAAGATTCGTCCGGATTCCGGCATTGGCATCAAGCCGATCAGCGAAACCGGTTCCAAGCAACTTATTCGTAAAGCGTTAAAGTATGCTATTCTCCATAAGCTCCCGTCGGTAACCTTGATGCATAAAGGCAACATCATGAAGTTCACCGAAGGTGCATTCCGTGACTGGGGTTATGAGTTGGCCCGTCAAGAATTTGCTGGACAAGTGATTTCCGAAGATGAAGTGTGGGAAAAGCATGACGGCAAGACTCCTGCCGGCATGGTAATGCTCAAGGATCGCATTGCCGATTCGATTTTCCAACAGCTTCTGCTTCGTCCCGACGAATACGACGTAATTGCGACACCAAACTTGAACGGCGACTATTTGAGCGACGCTGCCGCCGCCCAAGTCGGCGGACTCGGATTAGCGCCAGGAGCTAATATCGGCGATTTCCACGGTCTCTTTGAAGCGACTCACGGTACTGCACCGAAGTATGCCGATAAGGACATGATTAACCCCGGTGCTGTCATTCTGGCTGGTGTGATGATGTTTGAACATCTCGGTTGGGATGAAGTTGCCAAGAGCATTATTACCGGTCTTGAACGGTCGATTGATCAAAAGATCGTTACTTATGATCTGCACCGCTTGATGGAAGGTGCAACCAAGGTTGGTACGGCGGCATTTGGCGACTCGATTATCAAAAACCTCGGATAA
- a CDS encoding aconitate hydratase has product MGLNLTQKIVKKHLIEGDWTTPGSPIAIRIDQTLTQDATGTMAYLQFEALGIPRVKTDVSVSYVDHNMLQSGFENADDHLFLQDIAAKYGIYFSKPGNGICHQVHLERFGRPGGTLLGSDSHTPTNGGIGTMAMGAGGLDVALAMAGVPFRLNMPKVVKVHLVGKLRPFVSAKDIILEVLRNLTVKGGVGKVIEYVGEGIRSLGVPERSTITNMGAELGATCSIFPSDDITLDFLRRQDRAEMWQELLPDPDATYDEVLEIDLSTLECMIACPHMPDNVKTVREVAGKLADQVAIGSCTNSSYRDLMTVSEMLKGQKVNPRVSAALFPGSKQLLNQLVLNGAIAPIVQAGFRIMESACGACIGMGFAPPSGGVSVRTFNRNFEGRTGTKFSFAYLCSPEVAVATAVAGEITDPRDLKFGEVKFAMPEKFFIDDSMIIKPYSEEDAKTVTVRRGPNIQPLPVKDAMGDTLKGAVLLKVGDNITTDHIMPAGAKVLPLRSNIPKISEYVFEIVDPTFPKRSKEVGGGFVVGGNNYGQGSSREHAALAPMYLGIRAVLVKSFARIHLANLINFGILPLFFANEADYDRIEQGDELSIDVSNLALNASLTVKNVTKNESYDVKHPLKEQRQIDILKAGGTLSFVKSQK; this is encoded by the coding sequence ATGGGTTTAAATCTCACTCAAAAAATCGTAAAGAAACATCTTATCGAAGGTGATTGGACGACACCGGGCTCACCAATCGCGATTCGAATCGACCAGACTCTTACCCAAGACGCTACCGGCACGATGGCATACCTGCAGTTTGAAGCACTGGGTATCCCCCGCGTAAAGACTGATGTCTCGGTTAGTTATGTCGATCACAATATGCTGCAAAGCGGGTTTGAAAATGCCGATGATCATTTGTTCCTGCAGGATATCGCTGCCAAGTATGGTATCTACTTCTCGAAGCCGGGTAATGGCATTTGTCATCAAGTACACTTAGAGCGATTCGGTCGTCCGGGTGGAACTTTACTCGGTTCCGACAGCCATACACCGACCAATGGTGGAATTGGCACGATGGCAATGGGTGCCGGCGGTCTTGATGTTGCATTAGCGATGGCAGGGGTTCCTTTCAGGCTCAATATGCCAAAAGTGGTGAAAGTACACCTTGTCGGAAAATTACGGCCGTTTGTCAGCGCGAAAGACATTATTCTTGAAGTATTGCGCAATTTAACGGTGAAGGGTGGTGTCGGAAAGGTTATCGAGTACGTCGGAGAAGGTATCCGTTCGTTAGGTGTACCGGAACGCTCGACAATCACAAATATGGGTGCAGAATTAGGTGCAACCTGTTCGATATTCCCCTCTGATGACATCACACTTGACTTTTTACGGCGGCAAGATCGCGCGGAAATGTGGCAGGAATTGTTACCCGATCCTGATGCGACTTACGATGAAGTTCTCGAAATCGATTTATCGACTCTCGAGTGTATGATTGCCTGTCCCCACATGCCGGACAATGTAAAAACTGTGCGTGAAGTTGCCGGGAAACTTGCCGACCAAGTTGCCATTGGAAGCTGTACGAATAGCTCCTACCGTGATTTAATGACCGTATCGGAAATGCTGAAAGGTCAGAAAGTGAATCCCCGGGTTAGCGCAGCCTTGTTCCCGGGATCGAAGCAGCTGTTAAACCAACTGGTACTTAACGGCGCTATTGCGCCAATCGTACAAGCCGGTTTCCGGATTATGGAAAGCGCTTGCGGTGCCTGTATTGGAATGGGCTTTGCGCCACCATCCGGTGGTGTTTCGGTTCGGACGTTTAACCGGAACTTTGAAGGCCGTACTGGTACGAAATTCTCGTTCGCTTATCTTTGCAGTCCGGAAGTCGCCGTTGCTACGGCAGTTGCCGGTGAGATTACCGATCCTCGCGATCTGAAGTTTGGTGAAGTGAAGTTTGCGATGCCGGAAAAATTCTTCATCGATGACAGTATGATTATTAAACCGTACTCCGAAGAAGATGCGAAAACGGTTACGGTACGCCGTGGTCCGAACATTCAACCGCTACCGGTGAAAGATGCGATGGGTGATACTTTGAAAGGCGCGGTGCTGTTAAAAGTTGGTGATAATATCACCACCGATCACATCATGCCGGCTGGAGCAAAAGTCCTTCCGTTGCGGTCGAACATTCCTAAGATTTCCGAATACGTTTTCGAAATCGTTGATCCGACATTCCCGAAACGTTCCAAAGAAGTTGGCGGCGGTTTTGTCGTAGGCGGGAACAATTACGGGCAAGGATCGTCCCGCGAACATGCCGCGTTAGCGCCGATGTACTTGGGAATCCGCGCTGTTTTGGTGAAATCGTTTGCTCGAATCCATTTAGCGAACTTGATAAACTTCGGCATCCTGCCGTTATTCTTTGCTAATGAAGCGGATTACGATCGAATTGAACAAGGCGACGAATTATCAATCGATGTCAGCAATCTCGCATTGAATGCTTCGTTGACCGTGAAGAATGTTACGAAGAATGAATCCTACGACGTGAAACACCCGCTGAAGGAACAACGGCAAATCGACATCCTGAAAGCGGGAGGAACACTCAGTTTCGTAAAATCTCAGAAGTAA